In Streptomyces sp. NBC_00344, the genomic window GCAGCGTCTCCCGCCCCTCCACATGGCCGGCGAGCTGCTCATCCATGACCTGATCGGCGGCGAAGAGATCGCACCAGTCGTCCCAGTAACCGGCGTTGGCCAGTTCGTAGTAGCGGTGCACGAGGTCCTTGGTGTCCATGGGCACTCCTTGTACGGGTATCGGTGGGGGCGGGTCAGGGCAGCGGGACGTCGAGCTGGCGCATCAGGCCGGTGGTGTCGGCCTGCACCCAGCGCTCCACGACCTTGGCGTTCTCCAGGCGGTAGACCTCGAGGCTGGTCCACTGCACCTCCTTGCCCGTGGGCTCCTGGCCGAAGAACGGTGCGATGTGCCGGCCGCGGAAGGTGATGTGCATGATCACCCGGTCCGGAGCAGCCGCGTACAGCGCGTCCAGGTGGACGGTGAAGTCGAGACCCTCGTGCGCGGCCCGGATGATCTCCTTGAGCTCGGTGAGACTCTCCACGCTCCAGGCGGGGTTGTTGTCGCGGAAGGTGGGGCCGAAGAGCTCGTCCAGATCGTCGTAGCGCCGCTCGTTCACCGCGTCACTGACCCGCTGCACGACAGCGACGTTCTCGGCGTCGGACGAGAGCTGCGCCCGCAGGCCCAGGAGGTCGTCCTGTGCCCAGCGCTCGACCAGCTCGCCGTCCTCGACCCGCCAGATCTCGGTGGTGCTCCAGCGCACCTCGCGACCGGTGGCGGGCAGGTCGAGAGCCGGTCCCTGGTGGGTTCCGGTGAGGGTGACCCGGGTGATGACCTTGTCGCCCGAGACGAGGGCCTCGTCCAGTTCCGCGTGGACCTCCAGGGACTTGTGGGCGCCACGCAGGGCGTCCAGGTAGGCCTCCAGCCCCTCTATCTCGAAACCGGGGTGGTGGTCCTGGAAGTCCTGGCCGATGACCGCGGAGACGGTCTCGTAGTCGGCGTCGTTGAACGCCGTGAGGAAACGCTTGTAGAGCTCGACTCCTGGCTGGACGGCAGATGCGGGCATGATGCCCCTCCTCAGATGCGTGACGGGAACGTGCAGGTGGTGGTGCGGGTGATCAGGAATGGCTGATGAGATCGGCGGCCTTTTCGCCGATCATGACGCTGGGTGCGTTGGTGTTACCGGCAACGATGTCCGGCATCACCGAGGCGTCGGCGACGCGCAGGCCTTCGATGCCGTGCACCCGCAGCTCGTGGTCGGTGACCGCGTCCGGGTCCTGGCCCATCCGGCAGGTGCCGACCGGATGCCAGAGCGTCGTGGCGCGGGCCGCGACATAGGCGCGCAGGGCCTCCCTGCTGGTGACGCCGTCCCCGAGGCCGAGTTCGGCGCCGCGGAAGGGGGCCAGCGCCCGGGTGCGGGCGAGCTCCCTGGCCAGCTCGACCCCCTCGACCAGCACGTTCATGTCCGCCGGGTCGGCGAGGTAGTCGGCGCGTACGACCGCGGTCGACGCGGGGTCGGCGTCGCGCAGCCTGACCTGGCCGCGGCTGCCCGGCAGAAGGGCGATCGGCGCGAAGGTGAAGCCGGGTCCGCGGCGCTCCTCATCGGTCGCGTCGGGGGAGAGGAACGTGATGGGGCCGAAGGTGAATTGGAGGTCCGGCGCACCCGCGGGATCAGCGTCGCCTGTGTGGGTGAACAGACCCGCCTCGGACAGCAGCGCCTCCGCGGGCAACTCCTGACGGGACTGGTAGCTCACCGGAGCGAAGAGATGGTCCTGGAGGTTCTCGCCCACGCCGGGCAGGTCCTGCACACAGCCGATCCCGTGCGCACGCAGCTGCGCGGCGGGCCCGATACCCGAGAGCATGAGCAGCTTGGGCGTCTCGAAGGCGCCCGCGCACACGATGACCTCGCCCCGGGCACGAACCCGCTGCAGCCGGCCGTCGACCACGAATTCGACCCCTGCGGCGCGCTTGCCCTCCAGCAGGATGCGGGTGGCCTGCGCGCCCACCTCGACAGTGAGGTTGCCGCGTCCACGGGCGGGGTGGAGGTAGCCGGTGGCGGTGCTGCAGCGCTCGCCGTCGGCCGTGCGGGTGGTCTGGTAGAGGAATCCGTACCCGCTCTGACTCGCTCCGTTGTAGTCCGTCCCGTCGGCCGCGGCGTCGTCAGCCCCGTAGCCGAGTTCACGCGTCGCGGCGACGAACGCCTCCGCCAGCGGGGTGGGGGAATCATGGTCCCTGACGGACACCGGGCCCGCTTTGCCACGCAGTCCGCCGCTGCCGGCGCCCTGGTAGTCCTCGCTCCGGCG contains:
- a CDS encoding GMC family oxidoreductase → MAADRSVDYVVVGAGSAGSAVAARLSEDGERSVLLLEAGGWDERPEIHRTDSGAVLALLTSSWSPLIDWGYATEPESGLGGRSVPIARGKVAGGCSSVNALMWVRGSRHDYDGWRDRGNPGWGYDDVLPYFRRSEDYQGAGSGGLRGKAGPVSVRDHDSPTPLAEAFVAATRELGYGADDAAADGTDYNGASQSGYGFLYQTTRTADGERCSTATGYLHPARGRGNLTVEVGAQATRILLEGKRAAGVEFVVDGRLQRVRARGEVIVCAGAFETPKLLMLSGIGPAAQLRAHGIGCVQDLPGVGENLQDHLFAPVSYQSRQELPAEALLSEAGLFTHTGDADPAGAPDLQFTFGPITFLSPDATDEERRGPGFTFAPIALLPGSRGQVRLRDADPASTAVVRADYLADPADMNVLVEGVELARELARTRALAPFRGAELGLGDGVTSREALRAYVAARATTLWHPVGTCRMGQDPDAVTDHELRVHGIEGLRVADASVMPDIVAGNTNAPSVMIGEKAADLISHS
- a CDS encoding ester cyclase; this translates as MPASAVQPGVELYKRFLTAFNDADYETVSAVIGQDFQDHHPGFEIEGLEAYLDALRGAHKSLEVHAELDEALVSGDKVITRVTLTGTHQGPALDLPATGREVRWSTTEIWRVEDGELVERWAQDDLLGLRAQLSSDAENVAVVQRVSDAVNERRYDDLDELFGPTFRDNNPAWSVESLTELKEIIRAAHEGLDFTVHLDALYAAAPDRVIMHITFRGRHIAPFFGQEPTGKEVQWTSLEVYRLENAKVVERWVQADTTGLMRQLDVPLP